TTGGTACTGTGAGGCATCAAGTTGCCCATGGGCCAAGTCTGAAACTGGCATTTTGTTGCAGCGGATTTAACTTCGCCACCTTGAACTTTGAGCAGGCCCCACCCGCTTATGTAGAAGAAAGCATTCTCCTTGTGCGACAAAGATTAATCTTATCCTAGTGTAATATCCACTGCCCACGAGAATAGGAGTTGGAAAGAATGGGGGGTTGCGTGGGCTGGCCCAATTCTTTTGGTTTTGGTCCTTTTGCATGCTAGCTGTGGAATCTAGCGTCCTGGACCACCTAAAGAAGCCCAAACATCGATCCACGGTAAAGTTGAGGGCCTCTTTAGATGACCATGATCCATTTTCCGGGGGCCTCTAGTGGGGCACATGAACTAGGTACCTCAgccatgagaaattctttgtacaccactcCTCATGGAGAAAAAATGCACTACCTCATTGGATTAAGCTACAGTGCAATTAATGAGAGGGCAGATATTTAATGTAgcgtaatttttttcttaatttttttctgaCCGGAatgcctttttctctcttttactcTATTTTGCTTCCATGACATCATGCTGAATCTTATGACATCATCTTGCATTATGTAAATAACTATCAGGATGTCATAAAAACTAACAGACAtcgtaataatattatgatatattattgcatcctgtaaataattattaaaatatcataaaaactaataggatatcataataatattatgatattctattgtATCCTACGATATCCTATTGCATCATATTATGGTTCTAATAATATGGAGGGCATCAATAGTCCCACATCCGTTGTGAGTCAAAAAAGACTCGCACTTATAAGGAGGAAAAAATTTTTCCCACGTGAGGTattttttaaaggacaaaattgtAAAGCCCATGGGCCagagtggacaatacctcacggtCGAGCCCTTGCCCGCAACAATGACGCGCTAGATAGAGGTCGAGGTCCACCTCAGCTGACTATGGGGCTCTTCGGACTGTACACATTGGAGTCCCCCTTGACTAGGGGGCTCTGTTGTGGTTTTAATAATATGGAGAGCACCAATAGTCCCatatcggttgtgagtcaagggagactcgctcttataaggagaaaaaaattcttcccacGTGAGGTactttttaaaggacaaaatcgtgaggtcCATGGAACAGAGTGAACAATAACTCACATGACGGATCGAGCCCTTGTCTGCAACAcatcctataaataattatcgTAATGCCATAAAAACTAACAAGATGTCATGATAATATTATGACAACTATTGCATTCTATAACATCTTGTAAATAATTTTCAAGATGTCATAAAACCtatcaggatatcataataaaattataatattttattacatcATATAACATCCTATAAATAATTCTCGAAATGTCATAAAAACTAACATaatgtcataataatattatgatattctattatATCCTATAAAAAAgtaacagaatatcataatattatccgaGATGTCATAACATTCAATAAAAAAGAGCATTTTggtcagataattttttttaaaaaaaatcaagttttaTTAAATACCTATCTCCTTATTAATTATGATATGTGGTGTAATCCAATGAAGTAGTGTATTTTTACTCCATCAgacgtggtgcacaaagaagaataattctttgtgcatcgcatGCGGTACAGTAAAATTGATGCGGAGGGCATGATAATAGTTGATTGGTCCACATAGTGCAATCAACAATATGACAGATATTTAATATCGTGCAACTTTTTTTTCAAGTTTTTTCTAACAAAAATGTCCTTTTCCTATGTAGAACAAAAAAAGCATAATATTATTACTTCTCGAAGTCTTGTATaattttctgtaaatatatatgatattttgaataatatatatgacttactatgtctttatatgatatcctgaacaatatatatggcttCCTGATACTTTATATGACTTCATGTGAATATATATggcattctgaataatatatatgacttcctgccAATATATATGACaccctgaataatatatatggcttcctaTATCTTTAAACCAACaggatatcatataaagatataGGAAGTCattgttcaggatgtcatatatattattcaggatgtcatatatattaataggaagtcatataagatatcagaAAGTAATATATGTTGTTCAAGATATtgtatatattcacaagaagtcatatatattgtttaagatgtcatatatattttcacagaaagttatataggACATcagaaagccatatatattattcgggatatcatataaagatataagaaatcatatatattgtttagaatgccatatatatatatattcacagaaggtcatatatattatttaggatattatatatattgacagaaaatcatataatgcatcagaaaattatatatattattcagaatgtcatatatatttcatagtagtcatatatatattattcaggatgtcatatatattcacagaaaattatataagatattaagaagccatatatattgttcaagatgtcatataaaaatatagaaagtatatatattatttgagatatcatatatattcaaagAAAATCATACAGGGTAttagaaagtaataatattatttttttttattcggtagagaaaaaaatattttcattagaaaaaaattgagaaaaaaagttGCATAGCATTAAATATCTGTCctaaaggaatcagatctaggatttcaggattagatcttgaaactttttcaagatcatgcagcgaaagactaaaataaatcaaaatttattttctaaaatcagagaattcttagatctaagatcctattacatgattattacatagcattaaatcagaaattaaaatatatagagcatgaactacatgttgatcatatcaacatgtttctatactacatctaatgtatgtattaaacaatagattagatctattaccttgcaagttagatgttctaacctcgctgatccgggcttaaggatgatgttgcaagccgcacacgtgtccggcctctaggagtcgtccacacgagcccacgaatctcgatcagaagtcctgcttcaggaaatcagcacagtatgctagtactgcgctgatccttctttgatggttgatcaggtgcctcattcttcttgatttgggctctttcaaagatgagaaataggaggaggagtttcagatctgagacactctcagaaaactcaagatggaggaagggaatagatgaaaacaaacaaccctagaagaagaccctcttcttcttctcgtttctctctctaaacaccctattttgtgtctattatatctccacgacccaaaggtctttctctttgatttttggatggcccaaaggtatctcaaatctctatcttcttcgaaaatttcatgaagaaactcattttatagagagagatatgatagagtccttgtctaggtcaaatacctagtcaaggcttatccaaacatggcaagataagaggcgcccaactcttgagcacctcctccttattttcgtgcatggatcaccagaaaagggtgcacaatatgtaccctaaaagtcacaaaaattttaaaaaaaaattggataaattcggtgcaaaattgaaagagttttggatttctaaaactctatctcatagaattcgaaatccaaacttattcctctttgatttaatccgaaccaccttctatgtaagaaagaagagaggaaaccttttgtggacatgggagagacctgggagagagcttttgtcgcacaaaataagaggagattggtatgaaataagagagagggcatggggggcttatgtggcgcaaggtggaatcctagtcttactaggattctaactcatgacttgttttaattttgtttctcaaaccaaatcaaaccaaaattagatcaatccaattaaaataggtcttaacccaattaagaatctaatttaatcagattaaattagatttaaatctaatttaattttctaatcaaattagaaattaggttgacccaatcctaattgaactaggactagtttttccttgcaattagcttatccaataaaccaattagacttgatccaatcaagcccaaaccaaatataattaaatcatatttaattagacttaatctcaatccattggcttaatcaaattaagccaattagcaatcaaattgctaatcgatcctcctgcaacacttgtactaggttaaatgtcaatcgtattgatcatttaaccctagaacgattcttaatcgttgatcaaccatccgatcatgttATGTGATCTAATGTGATTGGACGGTGTGCTCGACGTCGATTTTGCTGCACCGCATGCAGTGCACAAAGTTTCTCACACAAAGGATTACTCCCTCAACCATTTCAAACAACCCCAAAGTCCAAATAAAAAGTTGGCTCCATGGGCCAGGTAATTAGATTACACAGTGTTTTACTCAAAAGCCCAGATCAGAAAGCATTTGACTGGGCGAAAGACAGCCGTGCAACCAGTAAATCTTGCTTTCGCGCGAAAGATGCAATCCTTGTTCTATTGCCCGGTTCACCCAAATAGAAAGCTATTCATCTTTAAAATAGCAATAAAGGATAGATGGTTCCCACGTACAGCCGACTTGATGTGGCTTGgatgatgcttttttttttttggtagaagtttGGATGATGCATTTGCAAGTAAAATAGGTTATCTATGGGCAATTGTTAACATCAGAGAGAAATGACTTTGGTCACTTTCACTGATGATCACAAAGTAAGGTACACTTTCTACTATATAACTCACAGCATCAGCAAAGGAGCCTCTTATTAATTGGAATTTGATATTGTTTGATTTTGATGTAGATATTAAAGCGAAGGAATGTCATTGTGATATCTTCATGGACACCATGATCAATAGGAGTCTACATCTTCGTCATCTTACGGCTGCTTGACCGGTTTTGAATCCAACACTAAAAAGTAATGGATGCTTGATGCATGTCTGACGTGGACCTCTTTGCACGTAACTGTTTAGCTATAGGTAGTCCATGCAGGAGCTGATTAGAAGTTACACATATACAATGTTATAACCcatctaacttttttttttttttttgggtaaatcgGTTGAATTAAATCAACCGCCCATaagtatatcttttttttatttttttaaaaaaactaggAGGAAGCTCGATCTGTATGAGTGATACATAGGCTGGTCTGACATTTGAAtttcagttaaaaaaaaaaaaaactcatgcaTATTGGTCATTTGATGATCAAATATTTGCAGAAGTAACCGGCTTAAAAACTTGGACTCCCAAACCTTCTATATGAATACATTGGCTGGCCTCACACCCGAATCCAGATTTTTTGTTCAAAGTAAATTTTTGtctatattttatgatgaaattttgagAACTACATTTGATGTCCTATGTCTATGAATGGGATATGATCATTGAGCTAACACCTAGGTCATGTTttgttattttttaaaagatactAATGGAGAATCATAAAAACTATGGTGAGttatagaaaaattattgatTGGATCAGATCCATAAGCTTTATGATAGATCGGTCCAATCATAGATCTGTATGCACaagaatagataaaaaaataatacagaGATATATTGGTCCATGGTTAGATTGGTCCATCAGCTCAGTGAGGACGTATGATCTAACTAAATTTTCCATGTTGTGGCTGAAGACATTTTTTTAGTGTCAGCCCTTTCTTCAAGTAATCATTGAACACAAGGTGGAACAGATCTTCTCGTATATATTCCTCGATAAGGACCCAGAAAGAGATCCACTTAACAAAGGCACTAAAGATAAGATGAAGGTCCAGGTCCCAccattttgtgcataaaacaccaatcctatttggtctattttCTGGTCTGGATCTTTTATGCTGTATCGCCTTTCACCATTAAAAAGGTCAGAAGCTGGTAAGCCTTCTTGACTTGCTCTGAAGGGAGATATCAGAAATAATTGCTTCCAGGGTTAAAATTACTCCTATAGAGGTCTCCACACCATATAATTTGTGCAAACAATATGGAGGAGGGAGGCAGACAGGTACACTCCAACAGCTTTTTCTGCTCAGGTTACAGCAGCActttaatataaggatgtggtcTGCGGAATATATGGTGTATGGATTGGATGGTTAAGATCACTTCTGCTACATTTGAGGCCCACGGATTGGATGGTTAAGATAAGTTGGTGTAACGAGCTTACACCTAGTGTCATGTTTGAtttgagtcaaaaaaaaaaaaagttctgttGTCTTTCCCATTGCCAGAGAGCCTCTTTATGGTCCGGGAAGTGGCCAACAACAGGGGCGATGCACATAGTACGAAATCAATGCATGTACTTCCTTATCAGTGCACGACTTCCTGTTGTCCCTGAGCTCACTCCAAAGCATCTCCAAACTTAAAATACCATTAGAGAATGGTAGAAGGAAAATACATGGCCGATCGAGTTAGAGATTTAGATGTAGAGGTTGCTACTACTTGCTCTGAAGAGTATTTCCAGAAAAATATTTCAGATATAAATTATtagttaattattttataaatatttaccaTCAAacatgcatcttttttttttttcttaaaaaaagataTACGTTCTTTCTATCTACTCCATATTTTATTCCCCACCCAAGCAGGGAAAATAAAAAGCCACCATATTTTATTTGAGGCAGTGGGTAGCCGAAGGCATTAACTGGAGAACCGATGCCAAGACTTTCCGCATGATTCCAAGGCTCCAAAAGCTCCAAACCTGCACTGCATTAAAATTTGGAACTAGCGTGTTAATTATGCAACTAAACTGGCATTTTGGAGTGAATGCTTCAATTTATTCCACTAGTCCCCATCATGCCAGCTGCAGCCTCTTCCAAGTATCCCATCTCTCATTCGTACCATTTACATTTCCTTTCCTCTTCCCCTTCTGGGACCCACCTATTTCTCTAGTTTGAGACTTGGATCTCTGCAGTGCCACCTGTTGCTCTTCCTCCTTGCATGCAGAACCCGTCACTCCCATCTTGCTCTTCTCCACTTCATCAACTTCCCAAACACttggctcctctctctctctctctctcgtttcaAAAAAGCCATTCCTTCGTTCTCTTCCAGCTTCCATTTCTCCTCTCCTTTCTCCATGCATCCAAAATCCAAATTTAAGCAATCAAATCCTCTTCCACTCTGACATTCCTCTCCAAAATCCAATTTTTTAGCATTCAAATCCTCTTGCAGGGCTGCAGTCCTCGCAAAAATCCAATCTTTCCTCATACTCTCCAACCATTCCTTCCAAAAGTGCGATCTTTATCACAGCGTCCATTTCTAATCCCTCCTCCACTATTTCAATAAAGAGGAGAACAAGAAGGGTATGTCGGACACTGATCTCTCCAAGCCCACGGCCATCTTTGGCCTCCACTTGTGGGCGGTGGTAGGCATCTGCGTCGGTGCCGCCTTCGTCCTGTTCttgttcttcctctccctctggtACGCTTCCAAGCGCAGGACGGCTCCCACGATTCCTAACATCTCCAAAGAAATCCAAGAAGTCCGCGCCGACCACGCTTACCGCCCCTCCGATGCCAAATCCTTCGCCCAATTCCTCCAAAACCCCCTCTCCGACTCCCAGCCCTCTGTTCTCCTCCCTCTCAAGCGGCAGCGGGAGGAGGAGGCCCCAACCGGGCTCCAGAAAATCCGTGTGGACACCGGTAAGGAGCATCGGATCACCTTCCCGGAGCGCAGGAGCGGCGGTGGGTCGTCGCATGGGAGCGGCGAGGGCCGAGCAGTGGAGCAGGCCTCGCCGGCCGTCCCCGAGGTCTCCCATTTGGGGTGGGGGCATTGGTACACTCTCAGGGAGCTCGAGGTGGCGACCAATATGTTTGCTGATGAGAATGTGATCGGAGAAGGTGGGTATGGGATTGTGTATCATGGTGTTTTGGAAGACAACACTCAGATTGCTGTCAAGAACTTGCTCAATGACAGGTAATCATCTGCACAAGTTCATGGTTTTTGAACCATTTCGCGACAAAGTCATCATTTTGCTTTGAAATTATAGTGGTTGCCTGAGATTTGATGAGTGAATTGTATAACTTTTTACTATCTTCGCAACAAAATCTTTATCTTAATTTGAATTTAGAATAGTTTGATGAGAATTGGAGGTTTAACTGTGTTAATACATGACATAGTTCAGATTGTGGACAAGTTATTGTTATTGGTGTGTAATGGATATGAACAACAATTTTCGCATGTTTGTCCTTCGATTGATGGTGTTCGATTTTCAGGGGACAAGCTGAGAACGAATTTAAAGTAGAAGTGGAAGCAATTGGACGAGTTCGACACAAAAATTTAGTGAGGTTACTAGGGTATTGTGCAGAAGGAGCTCATAGGTACTACATTCTACCATCCTTTTGGTTCTTATGATCTCACTTTAGCACAATAAATATGCTGGAATTATACTGGATTAAAGTATGAGGGTGGGTTGTGTTGGAATGTTTTATTTCGAATCATTTGCTGCTTTTGGGTTTCAGGATGCTTGTATATGAGTATGTGGACAATGGCAACTTAGAGCAGTGGCTTCATGGGGATGTTGGACCTGTTAGCCCTTTGACATGGAAGATTCGAATGAACATAATACTTGGAACAGCAAAAGGGTATGGTTAGATGTTGTTATTCTTTTGCCTTGTTCGGTTTCAGTGTATCTCATTCTTTCTCCATTTCATGAAAGCTGGCCTATGGAAATGTAGGTTACTCTACTTACATGAGGGACTTGAGCCGAAGGTGGTTCACCGTGATATTAAATCAAGCAATATATTGCTTGATAGGCAGTGGAATCCCAAACTTTCTGATTTTGGCCTTGCTAAGCTCTTGGGCTCGGAGAGGAGCTATGTCACAACACGCGTGATGGGAACATTTGGGTTGGTTTGAAGATCACTATTATTCATTGTCTTTTATTATACTTGTACTTGATTGTTCGAGAAATTAACAGTTTCCTGTTTCTGCCTGTCGATAGTTATGTGGCACCTGAATATGCTGGCACTGGTATGTTGAATGAGTCAAGTGATATTTATAGTTTTGGGATTCTTATTATGGAGATAGTTTCTGGTCGGAATCCAGTTGACTATAATAGGCCTCCCGGAGAGGTTAGTATTGAATGTTTGTGctaattttttgttttttttgggaAGGGTCTTGTCTGGATGGTTATTTAGTTGACAAAGGAGTGTTTCAGGTTAATCTGGTAGAGTGGCTAAAGACACTGGTCAGTAATCGCAACTCTGAGGGAGTTTTGGATCCAAAATTACTCGAGAAACCTTCTTCAAGGGCATTGAAACGGACACTCTTAGTAGCATTGCGTTGTGTGGACCCTGATTCACAAAAGAGGCCGAAGATGGGTCATGTGATACATATGCTTGAGGCTGATGATTTCCCATACCGAGATGTAAGTCAAGATCGCATCTCTGTTACACCAGTGGAGCTAATCTCTGGTTCCTTTCTAGAAGATAACAAGTAGTACCAAGCTGTCCACTATTTCTGCATGCAACCACCCTTCGCATGCTGAGAATTGAATTCTCCAAATCTATATTTCTGTGTCATATTACTGGCACGCCATTAACATTCCCATTTTAGTTGTAGTCCACCATGAAGGTTATCTGCATTTTCCTTCTTTAACTGGTCTGCAACAATATTTCTGAGTTTAAATTTGAACAGGAGCACCTAATAGTTCTTAATTTCCATCTTTATACCACAAGTGCTAAAAGAACAAGAAGGACTAGTACTTCTTGCATATTGATCATTATGCTACTTGTGCCTTTGTTATAAGTGGAAAATTTGAAACAGCACATCAGTCAGATTGGTATTTCTAGTTTCATTTTTCTCTGATGTTGTACTGGTAAAATAACATTTTAGGAAAACTGCTATACCTACATTCACAAAAATTAACAAACTGGATTCTGTCAGTTTTCTCTTCACATTGAAAAGAAGGTTGGAGGATTTGTGAGCTTTTTATCCATCTCCTGTCTATTTACATAACAACATTGTATATGTTGTCATCAATTTCTTCCTTCAGCCTCTAGTTtcttacctctctctctctctctctctctctctctctcacagtaACACCCTTTCTCTTGTACTTTCTATTATGAAATTCTGTAAGACATCTATTACTCATATCACTTGCATTTCATTCTGAAATTTGTGATGTTAACTTCATATTCTATTGGCTTTGTCCTTGGTTATGATAGAATTAGAATAACAGCATGTTTGATCTTCATACTTTGCGCCAGCTTAACTGAACAGCATTGGCTCAATTTTGGAT
Above is a genomic segment from Elaeis guineensis isolate ETL-2024a chromosome 1, EG11, whole genome shotgun sequence containing:
- the LOC105038367 gene encoding probable serine/threonine-protein kinase At1g01540, which translates into the protein MSDTDLSKPTAIFGLHLWAVVGICVGAAFVLFLFFLSLWYASKRRTAPTIPNISKEIQEVRADHAYRPSDAKSFAQFLQNPLSDSQPSVLLPLKRQREEEAPTGLQKIRVDTGKEHRITFPERRSGGGSSHGSGEGRAVEQASPAVPEVSHLGWGHWYTLRELEVATNMFADENVIGEGGYGIVYHGVLEDNTQIAVKNLLNDRGQAENEFKVEVEAIGRVRHKNLVRLLGYCAEGAHRMLVYEYVDNGNLEQWLHGDVGPVSPLTWKIRMNIILGTAKGLLYLHEGLEPKVVHRDIKSSNILLDRQWNPKLSDFGLAKLLGSERSYVTTRVMGTFGYVAPEYAGTGMLNESSDIYSFGILIMEIVSGRNPVDYNRPPGEVNLVEWLKTLVSNRNSEGVLDPKLLEKPSSRALKRTLLVALRCVDPDSQKRPKMGHVIHMLEADDFPYRDDNRAGRDPGQTYRDSPQEKARILEKPVTERGNDSGIENGNHVDQPARWRKQEE